The Pseudobacteroides sp. region AAATTAACTGACATTTCAAAGCGTACTGGAATCAATATACCGGATCTAACTGCCATTTATAAAACTAATAACGGCATTTATGACGTGGAGCATGAAGTCTTCTTTTTTGACGACATTGAAAATGCAAAAAAAACTATAAATGAAATTTTGAAGCACATTAAGACGGATAACCGAGGACGTTCAATACTACTCACCGAGGCAGAAATCGAGTATATCAGACAGGCTCTTATCAACGAAGGTGCCAATTCAATCCATTTACCAAATAAAATTAAAGATAACATATTTAAGAAACTTAATTCCTAAACATCAAATCCCTTATTATTTACATAATATTTTCATTATGTTTTATGTTAACAATAAAGCAATAAAAGTTCATGAGGAGGTCTCAATATGTTGAGATTTAAAAAAGGTAATTTGCTTCTTGCCGCATCTTTAGCTATCATTTTACTTCTAACATTAAGTGCTTGCGGAAACAATACGGAAAGCTCTCAAAACTCTGATACAGATGCTAAAAGCGATGTTCTACTAGTTGGTGTTGATGATAGCTATCCTCCTATGGAATTTAAGGATTCCGACGGAAAAACAACAATCGGTTTTGATGTTGATGTTGCAAAAGAATTGGCTAAAAGGCTTGGCAAGTCAGATGTACAGTTTATTTCAAACGATTGGACAGGTATCTTCCAGGCACTTGAGATCAACAAGTTTGATGTAATTATTTCTTCTGTCAGCATCAATGAAGAAAGACAGAAAGAGCACTCACTTACAAAGCCATACATAGCGAACAAGCAGGTTATCGTGACCAAAAAATCAACTTCGGACATAAAGTCTCCTGATGACCTCAAAGGTAAGAAAGTAGGCTTACAAGCAGGAACTACTTCTGAAGATTTTCTAAGGGATCTTGTTAGTAAAAATAAAATTAACGAAAACGATATGTCGACATATCCCCTTGTAACACAGCCATTTATGGATTTAGACGCAGGAAGGCTGGATGCTGTAATGGTTGATATTGTAGTTGCCAAATACTATATCGCAAATAACAAGGATAAGTATAATCTTGCCTGGGAAAGTGTCGATGCTGAGCCAATGGCTTTATGCTTCAAAAAGAAAGATGCCGAATTAAGAGACAAAGCAAATACAATTCTTGATGAAATGCAAGCTGACGGAACAATGAAGAAAATTTCTGAAAAATGGTTTGGAGAAGATGTAACTAAAAATCTACAGTAATTTATATTTATAGATACCGAACTTTTATATAATTTTATAGGTCGGTATCTATAAAATGCGTTGAACAGATTATATTTACTTTGCTGTTCAACGCATTTTAGAATGATAAAACAATTTTCGGGGAGTTGTTAATTTTGGACTTGGATAAACTTATCGGATATATGCCGGCACTTCTGGAAGGTGCTGGTAACACTATGCTTTTGACTATTGTATCTGTCTTTTTCGGCTCCATTCTAGGGCTGTTCTTGGCACTTGGCAGGTTGTCAAAAAGCAAATTGATAGATCGAATTTGCTGGTTTTACATATGGCTTTTTAGAGGTACCCCTTTATTAATGCAACTGTTTTTCATATACTATGCCCTCCCTAATATTCATACGGCATTTACGCTTCCGGGCCAATGGATCCCTGCACTTTTAGCACTTGCCTTAAACTCGGCAGCTTATCTTGCAGAGATAATCAGAGCTGCAATACAGTCAATCGATAAAGGCCAGATGGAAGCAGCCAAGGCTTTGGGTATGAGCTACGGACAGGCAATGAGAAGAGTTATCGTCCCTCAATCCTACAGAAGACTTATTTCTCCTGTCGGAAATGAGCTCATTGCACTATTAAAGGATTCTTCTCTTGTTGCGATGATCGCCATGACAGAGCTTATGAAAGTAACCAACCAGATCTCTACAAGGGAGTCAAACGCTGCCATATACATTCCGGCAGCTATATTGTACCTGACAATGACAACATTCTTTACATTAATATTTGAAAAGCTTGAGAAAAAGTATTCGGTATATGAATAGTGGGGTGATTAGCATGATGGTAAAAATGGAAAAAGTAGCTAAATCCTTCGGCACCCTCGAGGTGTTGAAAAATATAAACTTTGAGGTTTCAAAGGGTGAGGTTGTATGCATCATTGGCCCTAGCGGCTCAGGCAAAAGCACCATGCTAAGATGCCTCAATCACCTAGAGCGTATTACCTCTGGCAGTGTTTATATTGAGGACGAATTAATAGACCAAAGGGTATCGGGGAAAGATCAACTAAAGATTTCCCACAAGAAAGTTTCTGAAATATGTACCACGCTGGGAATGGTTTTTCAGAGATTCAATCTCTTTCCTCACATGACTGTTCTTCAAAATGTTATTGAGGCACCGATTACAGTTAAAAAGCTTTCCGTAAAGGAAGCTACGGACTACGGATTAATGCTGCTTAAGAAGGTAGGTCTTGAGGATAAAAAGGATGAATTTCCATCCAGGCTCTCAGGCGGTCAGCAGCAGAGGGTTGCCATTGCAAGGGCACTTGCAATGAAACCTAAAATAATGCTGTTTGATGAGCCCACTTCTGCATTAGACCCTGAGCTGGTCGGTGAGGTACTAGAGGTAATGAAAGAACTTGCAAAAGACGGAATGACAATGCTGGTAGTAACCCACGAGATGGGATTTGCAAAGGAAGTAGCCAGCAGAGTCCTGTTTATGGACAGGGGTGAAATCTTGGAGGAAGGTACACCAGAGCAAATTTTTACCGACCCAAAGCATGAGAGAACAAAATCATTCCTGCAAAAAGTACTGTAAGAACAAAATAACAATATGAAAAAAGCTGACAGGACTTTAATCCCGCCAGCTTTTTTATACTGGAAGCAAGAAGACTTATTTGCTTATCATAACTACATTACTGAACAATGACGTTCTGTTTCCTTCAAGATCCACAACAGCAACAAAGTAGTCATATGTTCCTGATGTTGTGGCTGTTACTATTGCTGTATTCCTTGTTTCTGATACCTTTTCAGGCTCATTAATTGATCCTGTTAATACTCTGTATAAAGCATATCTATTGGCAGTGTTTTCCCCATCCCATTCAAATGTAACCGACATGCCTCCTTGGCTTCTAATTTTAAAGTTTTGCGGTGGATTTCCATAAGTTTGAACTGCTACTACATTACTGAATGGAGAAAGTCTTGTTCCATTTGAATCAACTACTGCTACTTTAAAATCACACTTGCCTATCAATGTATCAACAGACATCACCTTGCTTGTAGTTTCACCAACCTTCACAAACTCATCGCTTGTGCCGCTAACCTTTCTATATATGGCAAACTTATCCCCTGTTGTACCGTTCCAACTGAACTGAACGCTCAATCCACTTTTAAATGACATAGCAAAGTTTGTTGGTGCACTCTTGGTTAGTTTTTCAACATTAACAGCGTTGCTGAATGTAGAAATCCTGTTTCCTGACTGATCGATATAAGCTACATAGAAATCACAGCTTCCTGATAATGTATCTACTAGTAATCCTGTTGAACTTGTTGTTGTAGCAATCAATGCAGGCTCATTATTTGTTCCTGCACTTTTTCTATAAACACCATATCTTGCTCCTGATGTTCCGCTCCATGCAAGCTGAACTTGCATACCATTGACATACATCAGCCTGAAGCTTGTAGGTGGTGCCTGAAGCAAACCTACTGCAGTAAATGCATCTTTGGTGCTCTGATAGGCCTGGCTGTTACCTCCGTATAACAAATTGGCAGCTTGAACTATATAATTTGCAAACTGTGTATATGTCATGTTGGAGGTTAAATATCCGTCATTTATTGCATTGTAGAAAATACGTGCAAGTTTGCCATAGCCCAGTGCAATTACAGAAATGTTATTATGAGTTCCGCCTACAGCCATTAGGTTTGCGGCTTTTGTCACAACTCCTCCGCCAGCGTGTGCTCCAGGGCTTTGAGCAGTATAGTCATTATAATCATCAATTCCTGGGTTGGCACAGTCTCTAAAAGTAGTTCCTGTATCTTCGCCCAAATACCAATCGAATGGTCCTTCACTTGGGACGAAATATTCTGCCAAAATACCGAATACATCTGACAAACCTTCATGTAATGCACCATTTTCACTGTTATAGTTGTAGCTTAACCCTTCAGAAAAAAGCATTCCGTGAGTAAATTCATGTGCTGCTACATCTTGTGCAAAGGATGTACTTTTACCTGCTGATCCATGTCCCGGATGGAATTCTATATAATTCGTTCCGCCATATGCATTTACCTCGGTACTATTTTTCACAACACAAACAGTAATATCTGAATTTAAATCATCATTACCTTTTCTGAAGAAGGGTGCATTGCTAAAAAACTTTCTGGTATTTGTCACAGTATAATGTGCATCAACCGCATCCTGTTGACAGTTTTGGTCCGTGCCCGAGTTAAAGTAGTTGTCAGGCTCACTAAACAAGCCTTCCAGATTAACATTATTAAAAGCATTTTTGGCTGCATTATATGTTCCAAGCTTTTCATATGTATTTTTTAAAGAATAGCTCCCGTCATCATTCCTTACCATCTTCAAACTCTTGTCGTCACCGGACTGACCAACACCGGAGCCGGAAGCTGGCTGCTCAGCATTAGCAATATGATTGTCCACTTTTAAAAGAGATAAGTTATTTGCATCAACATAGTAAGTGCAATCTTTATAATATGGAGCAATAGATTTCACTTTTACTTGGTATGTGTACAGATATTCACCATTAATAGGATAAAGAATGATTTCAGGCTTTGGTTCTATTTCATACTTTGGTGCAAATCCAAGGTGGTTTTCTATTACATTTAACACATCTTTTTGCGAGTATTTAGCAGTAAATTCA contains the following coding sequences:
- a CDS encoding M4 family metallopeptidase, coding for MKPSRSKVCSVLLSMGIIASSIVVPAYAAESKEFIPKVAATDSYESPSFMIGELSEKSSESHEKIVEKNYSKKLQGSGKYKEKKFKQNKKFKNSMGRTVISTIQTFNGFPVFGTDQNFHINDEGVIECVAGSNVDDLEKKVKSTEFTAKYSQKDVLNVIENHLGFAPKYEIEPKPEIILYPINGEYLYTYQVKVKSIAPYYKDCTYYVDANNLSLLKVDNHIANAEQPASGSGVGQSGDDKSLKMVRNDDGSYSLKNTYEKLGTYNAAKNAFNNVNLEGLFSEPDNYFNSGTDQNCQQDAVDAHYTVTNTRKFFSNAPFFRKGNDDLNSDITVCVVKNSTEVNAYGGTNYIEFHPGHGSAGKSTSFAQDVAAHEFTHGMLFSEGLSYNYNSENGALHEGLSDVFGILAEYFVPSEGPFDWYLGEDTGTTFRDCANPGIDDYNDYTAQSPGAHAGGGVVTKAANLMAVGGTHNNISVIALGYGKLARIFYNAINDGYLTSNMTYTQFANYIVQAANLLYGGNSQAYQSTKDAFTAVGLLQAPPTSFRLMYVNGMQVQLAWSGTSGARYGVYRKSAGTNNEPALIATTTSSTGLLVDTLSGSCDFYVAYIDQSGNRISTFSNAVNVEKLTKSAPTNFAMSFKSGLSVQFSWNGTTGDKFAIYRKVSGTSDEFVKVGETTSKVMSVDTLIGKCDFKVAVVDSNGTRLSPFSNVVAVQTYGNPPQNFKIRSQGGMSVTFEWDGENTANRYALYRVLTGSINEPEKVSETRNTAIVTATTSGTYDYFVAVVDLEGNRTSLFSNVVMISK
- a CDS encoding amino acid ABC transporter ATP-binding protein, encoding MVKMEKVAKSFGTLEVLKNINFEVSKGEVVCIIGPSGSGKSTMLRCLNHLERITSGSVYIEDELIDQRVSGKDQLKISHKKVSEICTTLGMVFQRFNLFPHMTVLQNVIEAPITVKKLSVKEATDYGLMLLKKVGLEDKKDEFPSRLSGGQQQRVAIARALAMKPKIMLFDEPTSALDPELVGEVLEVMKELAKDGMTMLVVTHEMGFAKEVASRVLFMDRGEILEEGTPEQIFTDPKHERTKSFLQKVL
- a CDS encoding amino acid ABC transporter permease, translating into MDLDKLIGYMPALLEGAGNTMLLTIVSVFFGSILGLFLALGRLSKSKLIDRICWFYIWLFRGTPLLMQLFFIYYALPNIHTAFTLPGQWIPALLALALNSAAYLAEIIRAAIQSIDKGQMEAAKALGMSYGQAMRRVIVPQSYRRLISPVGNELIALLKDSSLVAMIAMTELMKVTNQISTRESNAAIYIPAAILYLTMTTFFTLIFEKLEKKYSVYE
- a CDS encoding ABC transporter substrate-binding protein, whose protein sequence is MLRFKKGNLLLAASLAIILLLTLSACGNNTESSQNSDTDAKSDVLLVGVDDSYPPMEFKDSDGKTTIGFDVDVAKELAKRLGKSDVQFISNDWTGIFQALEINKFDVIISSVSINEERQKEHSLTKPYIANKQVIVTKKSTSDIKSPDDLKGKKVGLQAGTTSEDFLRDLVSKNKINENDMSTYPLVTQPFMDLDAGRLDAVMVDIVVAKYYIANNKDKYNLAWESVDAEPMALCFKKKDAELRDKANTILDEMQADGTMKKISEKWFGEDVTKNLQ